A DNA window from Sphingopyxis macrogoltabida contains the following coding sequences:
- the trbG gene encoding P-type conjugative transfer protein TrbG, with the protein MIKISMLVGAALLALPLHAAPGDPRTQVGRANDAARVQPERTTFLNAIQQYAWAEGALFQVYTAPGQVTDIALQEGEELVGPGPVAAGDTVRWIIGDTLSGEGATRRVHILVKPTRPDIVTNLIINTSRRTYHVELRATPSTYMAAVSWRYPRDELIALRAAEAERVRAAPVAGGIDLPSLNFAYRISGDKVAWRPLRAFDDGRQLFVEFGPSVATGEMPPLFAVGEKGAAELLNYRVDGRFMIVDRLFERGELRLGAGKAAKKVRISRDTPVERGRP; encoded by the coding sequence ATGATCAAAATTTCAATGCTCGTAGGCGCCGCACTGTTGGCTTTGCCCCTCCACGCAGCACCTGGCGATCCGCGCACGCAGGTCGGTCGCGCCAACGATGCAGCGCGCGTGCAGCCCGAGCGCACGACCTTCCTCAATGCTATCCAGCAATATGCTTGGGCAGAGGGCGCGTTGTTCCAGGTCTATACCGCGCCGGGCCAGGTGACCGATATCGCGCTACAGGAAGGCGAGGAGCTGGTCGGGCCCGGTCCGGTCGCCGCCGGCGATACGGTTCGGTGGATTATCGGCGACACGCTGAGCGGCGAAGGCGCGACGCGGCGCGTTCATATCCTTGTGAAACCAACGCGGCCCGACATTGTCACGAATTTGATCATCAACACGAGCCGCAGGACTTATCACGTCGAGCTTCGCGCGACGCCATCGACCTATATGGCCGCTGTTTCGTGGCGCTATCCGCGGGACGAGCTGATCGCGCTTCGCGCCGCCGAAGCCGAGCGTGTGCGGGCCGCGCCGGTCGCCGGCGGGATCGACCTGCCGTCGCTCAACTTCGCGTATCGGATCAGCGGCGACAAGGTCGCATGGCGACCGTTGCGCGCGTTCGACGACGGCCGGCAGCTCTTCGTCGAGTTCGGCCCTTCGGTTGCGACCGGCGAAATGCCGCCGCTGTTTGCGGTCGGCGAGAAAGGGGCGGCCGAACTCCTGAATTACCGGGTCGATGGCCGCTTCATGATCGTCGACCGGCTGTTCGAACGCGGCGAGCTACGGCTCGGGGCAGGTAAGGCGGCGAAGAAGGTTCGCATCTCGCGCGACACGCCGGTCGAGCGAGGCCGCCCGTGA
- the trbF gene encoding conjugal transfer protein TrbF — protein sequence MFRRPHQHYGKSPEPVTPYQRAAQIWDDRIGSARIQAKNWRLAFFGCLALSGGLASALVWQSLRGTITPWVVEVDKLGEARAVAPADADYAPTDPQVAFHLARFIEHIRSIPADPVVLRANWLSAYDFAATSGAQALNDYARNNDPFAEVGKQQVAVDVSSVIRASKDSFRIAWTERRYQDGGLIETSRWSAIVTVTIQPPRTPEALQKNPLGLRVTAINLSKELSQ from the coding sequence ATGTTCCGACGACCACACCAACATTACGGAAAATCGCCCGAGCCGGTGACCCCCTATCAGCGCGCCGCGCAGATTTGGGACGATCGGATCGGCTCGGCGCGGATCCAGGCGAAGAATTGGCGGCTCGCCTTCTTCGGCTGCCTCGCGCTTTCGGGCGGGCTCGCCTCGGCGCTTGTCTGGCAGTCGCTGCGCGGCACGATCACCCCTTGGGTGGTTGAGGTCGACAAGCTCGGCGAGGCGAGGGCGGTCGCGCCGGCGGACGCCGACTATGCGCCCACCGATCCGCAGGTTGCCTTTCACCTTGCGCGCTTCATCGAGCATATCCGCTCGATCCCCGCCGATCCCGTAGTGCTGCGCGCGAACTGGCTCAGCGCCTATGATTTTGCGGCGACGTCGGGCGCGCAGGCACTCAACGATTATGCGCGCAACAACGACCCGTTCGCCGAGGTCGGCAAGCAGCAGGTCGCTGTCGATGTGTCGAGCGTGATCCGCGCGTCGAAGGACAGCTTCCGCATCGCCTGGACCGAGCGCCGTTATCAGGACGGCGGCCTCATCGAGACCTCGCGCTGGTCGGCGATCGTGACCGTCACGATCCAGCCGCCGCGCACCCCCGAGGCACTGCAAAAAAATCCCCTCGGTCTCCGAGTGACCGCCATCAATCTTTCCAAGGAGCTCAGCCAATGA
- the trbL gene encoding P-type conjugative transfer protein TrbL, whose product MNDTGVIDNFLSVFSTYIDSGFGLLGGEVGFLSSTLIVIDVTIAALFWAWGTDEDVLQRLIKKTLYIGVFAFIIGNFQALSVILLESFAGLGLKASGGAMAVGDFMRPGMIAATGLDAAEPLLDATADLVGPVGLFTNFVQILILLIAWVIVVLAFFILAVQVFVTILEFKLVTLAGFVLLPFAFFNRTAFMAERVLGHVISSGIKLLVLAVITGIGVTLFERFMEAGLGTEPDIREVMAIALGALTLLGLGIFGPSVANGIVAGGPQLGAGAAAGTTLAAGATIAAGAAGATLATGAAASMAGKGAAGASRAAGSASASYARGAAGNSGMRAFGSGMANVARDAASGAGSPLRKAAAKLRQNFADGQASKAAPAAATGAEASGQPAWAAAMKRRQAITSGATIGAQTLKQGDSHGAGSAPDISQKD is encoded by the coding sequence ATGAACGACACCGGCGTCATCGACAATTTCCTGTCGGTCTTCTCGACCTATATAGACAGCGGCTTCGGCCTGCTCGGCGGCGAGGTCGGCTTCCTGTCCTCGACACTCATCGTGATCGACGTGACGATTGCGGCGCTCTTCTGGGCGTGGGGCACCGATGAGGACGTGCTGCAGCGGCTCATCAAGAAGACGCTCTATATTGGCGTCTTCGCCTTCATCATCGGCAACTTTCAGGCGTTGTCGGTCATCCTGCTCGAGAGCTTCGCAGGCTTGGGTCTCAAGGCGAGCGGTGGGGCGATGGCGGTCGGCGACTTCATGCGCCCCGGCATGATTGCCGCGACCGGTCTCGATGCCGCCGAGCCGCTGCTCGATGCGACCGCCGATCTCGTAGGCCCCGTCGGGCTCTTCACCAACTTCGTCCAGATCCTGATCCTGCTGATCGCCTGGGTGATCGTCGTGCTCGCCTTCTTCATACTCGCAGTGCAGGTCTTCGTCACGATCCTCGAATTCAAGCTCGTGACGCTCGCGGGCTTCGTCCTGCTGCCCTTCGCCTTCTTCAATCGCACCGCCTTCATGGCCGAGCGCGTCCTCGGGCATGTCATTTCCTCAGGCATCAAGCTGCTTGTCCTCGCGGTGATCACCGGGATTGGCGTCACGCTGTTCGAGCGCTTCATGGAGGCGGGCCTCGGCACCGAGCCCGACATCCGCGAAGTGATGGCGATCGCGCTCGGCGCGCTCACGCTCTTGGGCCTCGGCATTTTTGGTCCGAGCGTCGCCAACGGCATCGTCGCCGGTGGTCCGCAGCTCGGCGCTGGTGCCGCGGCGGGAACGACCTTGGCCGCTGGCGCGACGATTGCCGCCGGAGCCGCCGGCGCCACCCTCGCAACGGGTGCCGCCGCATCGATGGCCGGGAAGGGCGCGGCAGGTGCCTCGCGGGCTGCCGGATCGGCCTCCGCCTCTTACGCGCGCGGTGCTGCGGGCAATTCCGGGATGCGGGCCTTTGGTTCGGGCATGGCCAATGTCGCGCGCGACGCAGCGAGCGGCGCGGGTTCGCCCTTGCGTAAGGCCGCGGCCAAGCTTCGCCAGAACTTTGCCGACGGACAGGCGAGCAAGGCGGCGCCCGCCGCTGCAACCGGTGCGGAAGCCTCCGGCCAGCCGGCTTGGGCCGCCGCCATGAAGCGACGGCAGGCGATCACCTCGGGCGCCACGATCGGCGCGCAGACACTCAAGCAAGGCGACAGCCATGGCGCCGGTTCAGCCCCCGATATCAGCCAGAAGGATTGA
- the trbK-alt gene encoding putative entry exclusion protein TrbK-alt, translating into MGRAGGLVMAAIVVGLALTLALIAALDPPAPRASAPQISGADAPPDYGDTLRRCRTATEADPECKAAWEAKRRHFFRSGKPEQ; encoded by the coding sequence ATGGGCCGGGCGGGCGGGCTGGTGATGGCGGCAATTGTCGTGGGTCTTGCGCTGACCCTTGCCCTCATCGCCGCGCTCGATCCGCCCGCGCCCCGTGCGTCCGCTCCCCAAATCTCCGGAGCGGACGCACCCCCCGACTATGGCGACACGTTGCGCCGCTGCCGAACAGCCACCGAGGCCGATCCCGAGTGCAAGGCGGCCTGGGAAGCCAAGCGGCGCCACTTCTTCCGTTCTGGAAAGCCCGAGCAATGA
- the trbJ gene encoding P-type conjugative transfer protein TrbJ, producing the protein MKKNILRSITAAALVAASVSGPMLSAPASAQVGGIVHDPRNYSQNILTAARTLEQINNQIKQLQNQATSLLNEARNLQSLPTSTLGELQAQIDQTKQLLTEAEGIAYDVADIRKGFEQRYKGTAFSGPTSALVANAEARWKDSVGAFEDAMKVQAGIVSNMGGTRTSISTIVGASQSATGALQAAQAGNQLLAIQSQQIADLAAVMTAQGRAEMLGAARAAAAEAEGRERFRRFRKGD; encoded by the coding sequence ATGAAGAAGAATATCCTCCGCTCGATCACCGCAGCGGCGCTCGTCGCCGCGAGTGTGTCGGGTCCGATGCTTTCAGCGCCGGCGAGCGCACAGGTCGGCGGCATCGTCCACGATCCGCGCAACTATTCGCAGAATATCCTGACCGCCGCGCGCACGCTCGAGCAGATCAACAATCAGATCAAGCAGCTCCAGAACCAGGCGACGTCGCTGCTCAACGAGGCACGCAACCTCCAGAGCCTGCCGACCTCGACGCTCGGCGAACTGCAGGCGCAGATCGACCAGACCAAGCAGCTGCTCACCGAGGCCGAAGGCATTGCCTATGACGTCGCCGATATCCGCAAGGGCTTCGAGCAGCGCTACAAGGGAACCGCCTTCTCGGGCCCGACGTCGGCATTGGTCGCCAATGCCGAGGCGCGCTGGAAAGACAGCGTCGGAGCGTTCGAGGATGCGATGAAGGTGCAGGCCGGTATCGTCTCGAACATGGGCGGGACGCGGACGTCGATCTCGACGATCGTCGGCGCCAGCCAGTCGGCGACCGGCGCGCTGCAGGCGGCGCAGGCGGGCAACCAGTTGCTCGCGATCCAGTCGCAGCAGATCGCCGACCTTGCCGCCGTCATGACGGCGCAGGGCCGCGCCGAGATGCTGGGCGCCGCGCGCGCCGCCGCAGCCGAGGCCGAAGGCCGCGAACGCTTCCGCCGCTTCCGCAAGGGCGATTGA
- the trbE gene encoding conjugal transfer protein TrbE, translated as MMNLAEYRSKSACLADFLPWVALVGEGVVLNKDGSLQRTARFRGPDLDSATRAELVAVTSRLNNTLRRLGSGWAVFVEAQRLPASGYPQSEFPDPASALVDMERQEQFREEGAHFESRYFLTLLWMPPAEDASRAEGWLYEGMARSGVDPREHVASFTDRTNRVLHLVEGFMPEAEWLDDGETLTYLHSTVSTKRQRVRVPETPVYLDALLTDQPLVGGLEPRLGDQHLRTLTITGFPSSTWPGLLDELNRLAFAYRWSTRAIMLDKTDATKLLTKIRRQWFAKRKSIAAILKEVMTNEQSVLMDSDASNKAADADIALQELGADHAGIAYVTATVTVWDADPALAAEKLRLVEKVIQGRDFTCTIEGMNAIEAWLGGLPGHVYANVRQPPISTLNLAHIVPLSAVWAGAERDEHFGDAPLLYGKTEGSTPFRLSLHVGDVGHCLVVGPTGAGKSVLLATMAMQFRRYMRAQIFAFDFGGSIRAAALAMGGDWQDLGGALHDGEGGVSLQPLARIDEAAERSWAAEWLAAMLAGEGVEIDPAAKEHLWSALTSLATAPVAERTLTGLAVLLQSIELKQALAPYLVGGPWGRLLDADEEKLGEAMVQVFETEGLVGAASAGAVLSYLFHRIAGRLDGSPTLIIIDEGWLVLDSRAFAAQLREWLKTLRKKNASVIFATQSLADIETSSIAPAIIESCPTRIFLPNERALEPQIARIYERFGLNDRQAEILSRATPKRDYYCQSRRGNRLFDLGLGDIALAFTAASSKTDQTRIGELFAAHGREGFAAAWLSHRKLEWATELLPPAVAPNEESPQ; from the coding sequence ATGATGAACCTTGCCGAATATCGCTCGAAATCCGCCTGCCTTGCCGATTTTCTCCCGTGGGTCGCGCTGGTGGGCGAGGGCGTGGTGCTGAACAAGGACGGATCGCTGCAGCGCACGGCGCGCTTCCGCGGCCCCGATCTCGACAGCGCCACGCGAGCCGAACTGGTCGCGGTGACCTCACGCCTCAACAATACGCTGCGGCGCCTCGGCTCGGGCTGGGCGGTGTTCGTCGAGGCCCAGCGGTTGCCGGCGAGCGGCTATCCGCAGTCGGAGTTTCCCGATCCGGCGTCCGCGCTTGTCGACATGGAGCGGCAGGAGCAGTTCCGGGAGGAAGGGGCGCATTTCGAGAGCCGCTATTTCCTGACTCTTTTGTGGATGCCGCCGGCGGAGGATGCCTCGCGCGCGGAAGGGTGGCTCTATGAAGGGATGGCGCGCTCGGGCGTGGACCCGCGCGAACACGTCGCGAGCTTCACCGACCGGACGAACCGCGTCCTCCATCTCGTCGAAGGCTTCATGCCCGAGGCCGAATGGCTCGATGACGGCGAGACGCTGACCTACCTCCATTCGACCGTCTCGACCAAGCGGCAGCGCGTCCGCGTGCCTGAAACGCCGGTCTATCTCGATGCGCTGCTCACCGATCAGCCGCTCGTCGGCGGGCTTGAGCCGCGGCTTGGCGACCAGCATCTGCGGACGCTGACGATCACGGGATTTCCGTCGTCGACCTGGCCGGGGCTGCTCGACGAACTCAACCGGCTCGCCTTCGCCTACCGCTGGTCGACCCGCGCGATCATGCTCGACAAGACCGATGCCACCAAGCTGCTGACCAAGATCCGGCGGCAATGGTTCGCCAAGCGTAAGTCGATCGCGGCGATCCTGAAAGAGGTCATGACCAATGAGCAGTCGGTGCTCATGGACAGCGACGCCTCGAACAAGGCGGCCGATGCCGACATCGCGCTGCAGGAGCTGGGTGCCGATCACGCGGGCATCGCCTATGTGACCGCCACGGTCACCGTGTGGGACGCCGATCCGGCGCTCGCGGCCGAGAAGCTACGGCTCGTCGAGAAGGTCATCCAGGGCCGCGACTTCACCTGCACGATCGAGGGCATGAACGCGATCGAGGCCTGGCTTGGGGGGCTTCCGGGGCACGTCTATGCCAATGTCCGCCAGCCTCCCATTTCGACGCTCAATCTCGCCCACATAGTCCCCCTCTCTGCCGTGTGGGCGGGAGCGGAACGGGACGAACATTTCGGTGATGCCCCCTTGCTGTATGGCAAGACCGAAGGCTCGACCCCGTTCCGCCTTTCCCTCCATGTCGGCGATGTCGGCCACTGCCTCGTCGTCGGCCCGACCGGTGCCGGCAAGTCGGTGCTGCTCGCCACCATGGCAATGCAGTTCCGCCGCTATATGCGGGCGCAGATATTCGCCTTCGACTTTGGCGGCTCGATCCGCGCTGCTGCGCTCGCCATGGGCGGCGACTGGCAGGATCTCGGCGGCGCCTTGCACGATGGCGAGGGCGGCGTTTCGTTGCAACCACTTGCGCGGATCGACGAGGCGGCTGAACGCAGCTGGGCGGCCGAATGGCTCGCCGCGATGCTCGCGGGTGAAGGCGTCGAGATCGATCCGGCGGCAAAGGAGCATCTCTGGTCGGCGCTCACCTCGCTCGCGACTGCGCCGGTGGCCGAGCGCACGCTGACGGGTCTTGCGGTGCTGCTTCAGTCGATCGAACTCAAGCAGGCACTCGCGCCCTATCTGGTCGGCGGTCCCTGGGGCCGGCTGCTCGACGCCGACGAGGAGAAGCTCGGCGAGGCGATGGTGCAGGTGTTCGAGACCGAGGGTCTCGTCGGCGCAGCCTCGGCTGGCGCGGTACTGTCCTATCTCTTCCACCGCATCGCCGGCCGGCTCGACGGATCGCCGACGCTGATCATCATCGACGAAGGCTGGCTCGTTCTCGACAGCCGAGCCTTTGCCGCGCAGCTGCGCGAATGGCTCAAGACGCTGCGCAAGAAGAACGCCAGCGTCATCTTCGCGACGCAGAGCCTTGCCGATATCGAGACTTCGAGCATCGCGCCGGCGATCATCGAAAGCTGTCCCACGCGTATCTTCCTGCCGAACGAGCGCGCGCTCGAACCGCAGATAGCGCGTATCTACGAGCGATTCGGGCTCAACGACCGGCAGGCCGAGATATTGAGCCGAGCGACGCCCAAGCGCGACTATTATTGCCAGTCGCGCCGCGGCAACCGCCTCTTTGACCTCGGGCTCGGCGACATCGCGCTCGCCTTCACGGCCGCCTCCTCGAAAACCGACCAGACCCGCATCGGCGAGCTTTTCGCCGCGCACGGCCGCGAGGGCTTCGCGGCTGCGTGGCTCTCCCACCGCAAGCTCGAATGGGCGACCGAGCTGCTGCCCCCCGCAGTCGCCCCCAATGAGGAGTCCCCCCAATGA
- a CDS encoding VirB3 family type IV secretion system protein — translation MEEVPGFFAPVHRALAEPILLGGAPRSLAIVNGTLAGAIGLGLRLWIAGIAIWAIGHALSVWAARRDPLFVDVARRHLKYPVWMRP, via the coding sequence ATGGAGGAGGTTCCGGGCTTCTTCGCCCCGGTTCACCGGGCGCTCGCCGAGCCGATCTTGCTCGGCGGCGCGCCGCGGTCGCTCGCGATCGTCAACGGCACGCTTGCCGGGGCGATCGGACTCGGACTTCGCCTTTGGATCGCCGGCATCGCGATCTGGGCGATCGGCCATGCGCTCTCGGTCTGGGCGGCGCGCCGCGATCCCCTCTTCGTCGACGTCGCAAGGCGTCACCTCAAATATCCTGTCTGGATGCGGCCATGA
- a CDS encoding TrbC/VirB2 family protein, whose amino-acid sequence MIHAFRHGARRAMLCSTALFVALVVSAPAHAGGSSMPWEAPLQSILESIEGPVAKIVAVIIIIVTGLSLAFGDTSGGFRRLVQIVFGLSIAFAASSFFLSFFSFGGGALI is encoded by the coding sequence ATGATCCATGCCTTCCGGCATGGCGCCCGTCGCGCCATGCTCTGCTCTACCGCGCTGTTCGTCGCGCTGGTCGTTTCCGCCCCGGCGCATGCCGGCGGTTCGTCGATGCCGTGGGAAGCGCCGCTGCAATCGATCCTCGAGAGCATCGAGGGGCCGGTCGCCAAGATCGTTGCGGTGATCATCATCATCGTGACGGGCCTCAGCCTCGCATTCGGCGACACGTCGGGCGGGTTCCGCCGCCTCGTCCAGATCGTGTTCGGTCTGTCGATCGCATTCGCGGCGTCGAGTTTCTTCCTGTCCTTCTTTTCCTTCGGCGGCGGAGCGCTGATCTGA